One segment of Dehalococcoidia bacterium DNA contains the following:
- a CDS encoding LppX_LprAFG lipoprotein produces QTTNDLKSFHFVLTHENGSTPIANGISMSKAEGDILKPDRFKARVTGTLSGFTVDVNVINVGDQVWLNLTGNRYAPLPNGVGAAAILDPNTGVLKALKGVKNPQIAGHETLNGVNTTIVTGDVDAGDLTALAQNAQAGKLVKGKAWIGDADHRLYRLRIDGPLDDQEPANIARIIDLSQFDERLDIQPPQ; encoded by the coding sequence CAGACGACGAACGACCTCAAGTCGTTCCATTTCGTGCTGACGCACGAGAACGGTTCGACGCCGATCGCCAACGGCATCTCCATGAGCAAGGCCGAAGGCGATATCCTCAAGCCCGACCGCTTCAAGGCCAGGGTCACGGGCACGCTCAGCGGCTTCACCGTCGACGTGAACGTGATCAACGTCGGCGACCAGGTCTGGCTCAACCTCACCGGCAACCGCTACGCGCCGCTCCCCAACGGCGTCGGGGCAGCGGCGATCCTCGACCCCAACACCGGCGTGCTCAAGGCGCTCAAGGGGGTCAAGAACCCGCAGATCGCCGGGCATGAAACGCTGAACGGCGTGAACACGACGATCGTGACCGGCGATGTCGACGCGGGCGACCTGACCGCGTTGGCGCAGAACGCGCAGGCCGGCAAGCTGGTGAAGGGCAAGGCCTGGATCGGCGATGCCGACCACCGCCTCTACCGGCTGCGGATCGACGGCCCGCTCGACGACCAGGAGCCGGCGAACATCGCCCGTATCATCGACCTCTCGCAGTTCGACGAGAGGCTGGACATCCAGCCGCCGCAATGA